The following are encoded in a window of Fulvia fulva chromosome 7, complete sequence genomic DNA:
- a CDS encoding General transcription and DNA repair factor IIH subunit TFB2, translating to MSSSAQWALDYLEQLPGATFTKLYQQPSTALAIFRRMLPHLAKTLVMAMLYMPTPFAAADLDTWIRPDMPSQQARDKALSTLSRLRILFDEQDNGKLTYKLSPAYGKSLRLALTGGGDHRSFGVPCSTPDKTPISIDYLDTFARRQWEAILYYVVGSANRALSGEVDISAGTKSLLQSGEFVNLKGGGKQRMISTTGFTFLLQDVNAQVWSLLIVYLEASSSLRMDPVEVLSFLFTLGSLELGISYSTANLTPTQKHMLDDLADFGLVYRRTPDSQRYYPTRLATTLTSDAPALTNNSLMKTTVATGDPSTDFAASASDEKGFIILETNYRLYAYTSSPLLISILSLFASLNTRYPNLITAKITKASTQAAIAAGITSDQIIDYLTTHAHPVLRRQAAVNDAPILPPTVVDQIKLWQMEGERMEATKGYLIRDIGSQEEYDKAVNYADAIGVLAKEFRHKGSFFVTRMEQMQSYFKNEAAKKKERKEAAERQKIGIA from the exons ATGTCGTCTTCAGCGCAGTGGGCGCTGGACTACCTCGAACAGCTGCCTGGTGCCACATTTACCAAGTTGTACCAGCAGCCATCCACAGCACTCGCCATATTCCGTCGAATGCTGCCTCACCTGGCCAAGACGCTCGTGATGGCGATGCTGTACATGCCGACACCCTTCGCAGCAGCAGATTTGGACACGTGGATACGGCCGGACATGCCGAGTCAGCAGGCGAGAGACAAGGCGCTGAGCACACTATCGCGGCTGCGGATCCTCTTCGATGAGCAGGACAATGGAAAGCTTACGTATAAGCTATCGCCCGCGTATGGAAAGAGTCTGCGGTTGGCGTTGACGGGAGGTGGCGATCATAGATCATTCGGTGTGCCCTGCTCGACACCAGACAAGACGCCCATCTCGATCGACTACCTGGACACTTTTGCGCGGAGACAATGGGAGGCCATACTGTATTATGTGGTAGGCAGCGCGAACCGCGCTCTGTCTGGCGAAGTGGACATCTCGGCTGGCACGAAGTCGCTGCTGCAATCGGGCGAGTTCGTTAACTTGAAGGGCGGTGGAAAGCAGAGGATGATCAGCACGACAGGATTCACGTTTCTCCTCCAAGATGTGAATGCTCAGGTGTGGTCATTGTTGATCGTTTACCTGGAGGCATCGTCCTCG CTCCGCATGGACCCCGTCGAAGTCCTCTCCTTCCTCTTCACCCTTGGCTCCCTCGAGCTAGGGATCTCCTACAGCACCGCGAACCTCACACCAACCCAGAAACACATGCTCGACGACCTCGCAGACTTCGGTCTCGTCTACCGCCGCACTCCCGACTCCCAACGCTACTACCCAACCCGCCTCGCCACAACCCTCACCTCCGACGCTCCCGCCCTCACAAACAACAGTCTGATGAAGACAACCGTCGCGACCGGCGACCCATCAACCGACTTCGCCGCCTCCGCCTCCGACGAGAAAGGTTTCATCATCCTCGAGACCAACTACCGCCTCTACGCCTACACTTCCTCCCCACTCCTCATCTCCATCCTCTCCCTCTTCGCCAGCCTAAACACTCGCTACCCGAACCTCATAACCGCAAAGATAACAAAAGCATCCACCCAAGCCGCCATAGCCGCTGGCATAACCTCCGACCAAATCATCGACTACCTCACAACCCACGCACACCCCGTACTCAGGCGACAAGCCGCAGTCAACGATGCGCCGATCCTCCCACCGACTGTGGTCGATCAGATAAAATTATGGCAGATGGAAGGCGAGAGGATGGAGGCGACGAAGGGGTACTTGATCAGGGACATTGGAAGCCAGGAGGAGTACGACAAGGCAGTGAACTATGCCGATGCGATCGGAGTGTTGGCGAAAGAGTTCAGGCACAAGGGTAGTTTCTTCGTGACGAGGATGGAGCAGATGCAGAGCTACTTCAAGAACGAGGCCGCCAAAAAGAAGGAGAGGAAAGAAGCTGCCGAGAGGCAGAAGATAGGTATTGCATAA
- a CDS encoding Actin-like protein arp5, whose product MPHFTVPIIPPDSGRNSPKEPPETLFSVSEPPYQGQLPTNTSAYRATLPDTAIVIDNGSSTIRAGWQTDALPRLQFPPLMARYTDRKLNRKLMFIGSELYFDGTSRGQAKNVYEPQSSNVVNNWDVMEGCLDYVFMKLGIKDQERIDRPVVMTEPLANVGYARKTMSEILFELYGVPAAAYGVDSLFSYDYNGGKTGLVVSSANMSTHLIPVVDKQPLISHATRLDWGRSQCSEYLARLLRAKYPGLLTTGKVNETQIEDLVKSHCYVSQDYDGDTLKMLEWTGLEDRDHVVQLPFQEKEVVQKTEEELRIAEEKRREGGRRLQEQAAKMRLEKLIRKEQELEYFKQLQQQIAEATTKKEIRALLDEEEFKDEQQLDRRIKEMEKSIRKQRNKDVGDLEEEAEEPPSYPLLGVPDEELDEDGIKQKRQQRLLKSNHDARARAKAEKEAGKERQAEIQRQDDARREADLEEWVGERRAARQEVIQKMKERERLKADLSNRKSQASQMRMKHIANLASDNPNGRKRRRGGNDDDGFGADDADWMIYREIQAGKNDDEEDDEEEDLGGQLKNIEKQLLQYDPDFTEQSTQEAQKDWTKSLLHAFSRGPFPFDPESAKESAQFHLNVERIRVPEVVFQPSIAGVDQAGIVEIAEDILMQRLSSHASRDAILKDVFITGGYSLFQGFEERLRTELRAVLPAELQLGIRKAKDPVLDAWKGAARWAGKTENRQSFVTREEFLEKGGEYIKEHGCGNFWS is encoded by the coding sequence ATGCCTCACTTCACCGTCCCCATCATCCCACCAGACTCCGGCCGCAATTCTCCCAAAGAACCACCAGAGACGCTCTTCTCCGTCAGCGAACCACCCTACCAAGGCCAGCTCCCAACCAACACCTCCGCCTACCGCGCCACCCTCCCCGACACCGCCATCGTAATCGACAATGGCTCCTCCACCATCCGCGCCGGCTGGCAAACCGACGCCCTCCCACGACTCCAGTTCCCGCCTTTGATGGCGCGCTACACAGATCGCAAACTGAATCGCAAGTTGATGTTCATCGGCTCGGAACTCTACTTCGATGGAACGTCGCGTGGCCAGGCGAAGAATGTGTACGAGCCGCAGAGCAGTAATGTGGTGAACAACTGGGACGTGATGGAGGGGTGCTTGGATTATGTTTTCATGAAACTTGGGATAAAGGATCAGGAACGGATAGACAGGCCCGTGGTTATGACGGAGCCTTTGGCGAATGTGGGTTATGCAAGGAAGACGATGAGCGAGATACTGTTCGAGCTTTATGGTGTGCCAGCTGCGGCGTATGGGGTGGATTCGTTGTTCTCGTATGATTACAATGGAGGGAAGACGGGGCTGGTGGTGAGCAGTGCAAACATGAGTACGCATCTGATACCGGTGGTCGACAAGCAGCCGCTCATCAGCCATGCGACGAGGCTGGATTGGGGCAGGAGTCAGTGCTCAGAGTACTTGGCGAGATTGTTGAGAGCAAAGTATCCTGGGCTATTGACGACGGGAAAGGTCAATGAGACGCAGATCGAGGATCTGGTCAAGAGTCATTGCTACGTCAGTCAGGACTATGATGGTGATACTCTcaagatgctggagtggaCAGGACTGGAGGACCGAGATCATGTCGTTCAATTGCCATTCCAGGAGAAAGAGGTGGTGCAGAAGACGGAGGAAGAGCTGAGGATAGCAGAAGAGAAGAGGCGAGAGGGTGGGCGGCGATTGCAAGAGCAAGCTGCGAAGATGAGACTCGAGAAGCTCATACGCAAGGAGCAGGAGCTAGAGTACTTCAAGCAGCTGCAGCAGCAGATTGCGGAAGCTACAACGAAGAAAGAGATCAGAGCCCTGCTGGATGAGGAAGAGTTCAAGGATGAGCAGCAACTTGATCGAAGGATAAAAGAAATGGAGAAGAGCATTAGGAAGCAGCGGAATAAGGATGTTGGCGATCTGGAAGAAGAGGCAGAAGAGCCGCCGTCATATCCGCTTCTTGGCGTTCCTGATGAAGAGCTCGATGAGGACGGCATAAAGCAGAAACGCCAACAGCGTCTGCTGAAAAGCAACCACGACGCACGAGCACGTGCGAAAGCAGAAAAGGAAGCAGGGAAAGAGCGGCAAGCAGAGATCCAACGACAAGACGACGCCAGACGGGAAGCAGATCTTGAGGAATGGGTCGGCGAACGGCGCGCAGCACGGCAGGAAGTCATCCAGAAGATGAAGGAACGTGAACGACTAAAGGCAGACCTCTCCAATCGCAAATCGCAGGCCTCGCAAATGCGCATGAAGCATATCGCGAACCTAGCCTCCGACAACCCGAACGGTCGGAAACGAAGACGCGGCGGCAACGACGATGACGGCTTCGGTGCGGACGATGCGGATTGGATGATCTACCGCGAAATCCAAGCTGGTAAGAATGACGATGAGGAAGACGACGAGGAAGAGGATCTAGGTGGGCAATTGAAGAATATCGAGAAACAGCTGCTGCAGTACGATCCGGACTTCACGGAGCAGAGTACACAGGAGGCACAAAAGGATTGGACGAAATCGTTGCTTCATGCTTTCAGCCGTGGACCTTTCCCATTCGATCCGGAGAGCGCGAAGGAGAGTGCACAATTCCACCTAAACGTGGAACGCATTCGAGTTCCGGAAGTCGTCTTCCAGCCATCCATCGCAGGGGTCGATCAAGCTGGCATCGTCGAGATTGCGGAAGATATCCTGATGCAACGCTTGTCCAGCCACGCCTCTCGCGATGCGATCCTCAAGGATGTCTTCATCACTGGCGGCTACAGCCTATTCCAAGGCTTCGAGGAGAGGTTACGGACCGAACTCAGGGCTGTTCTACCCGCAGAACTACAACTTGGTATCAGGAAAGCGAAGGACCCTGTCCTGGACGCGTGGAAGGGGGCGGCGAGGTGGGCTGGCAAGACTGAGAACAGACAAAGCTTTGTTACGAGAGAGGAGTTTCTGGAGAAGGGTGGGGAGTATATCAAGGAGCATGGATGTGGGAATTTCTGGAGCTAA
- a CDS encoding Major facilitator superfamily multidrug transporter mfsB: MALTSTRLTPRDPNKFPATQLFLLALVRLAEPIAITSIFPYAWKFVLHFNVGDKSNASFYAGLLISAFSLTESLTGVFWGTLSDKLGRKPVLLLGCIGTLSSLLVVGFSMNIWMALAGRFLGGALNGNIGVIQTMVGELVINPDHEPKAYAIMPFVWSVGTMIGPCIGGFFASPADNFPDTFSKDGLFGRFPYLLPNLICAAFMGVSVLTGYLFLEETHPDMQPWSTPQDLEDTNAKTPLMPAQASSNTPAVNLEDASYGTFNAVDEEAIVEEWDIKPDGTSRPASISSGSGPKVFNKRIIMLNIALGIFTYHSMTYDSLQPIFFQDDRVPSSANIENLVAAATASDSGSLAGGLGLSIQQVGVIMFFNGLIALVVQGVIFPPMADWLGIWKLFIVTAIGHPLAYFVVPFLARVPVKMVFPAIYACLTVRNLFSIMAYPVLLILIKEAAVPGSLGKINGLAASVGAASRMLASPVAGYLYGIGMKMDFTAIAWWASALVAVVGTIQAFFVNRVKDGPQHRIRGVAPCRFVPDEGREHRPSVVHIKIHDTDSGYNSADERTPFASRVV; this comes from the exons ATGGCATTAACATCCACAAGACTCACTCCTCGGGATCCGAACAAGTTTCCGGCGACACAGCTGTTTCTGCTTG CACTTGTACGACTTGCCGAACCAATCGCTATCACATCCATCTTCCCATATGCCTGGAAGTTCGTACTGCACTTCAACGTCGGCGACAAGAGCAATGCCTCCTTCTATGCTGGGTTGCTTATCTCGGCCTTCAGTCTTACGGAA TCGCTGACCGGTGTCTTCTGGGGAACATTGTCGGATAAGCTAGGGCGAAAGCCAGTCCTGCTGCTAGGATGCATCGGTACTCTGAGCTCTCTCCTCGTAGTAGGCTTCTCGATGAATATCTGGATGGCACTCGCTGGCCGTTTCCTCGGTGGAGCGCTTAACGGGAATATAGGTGTGATACAGACTATGGTTGGAGAACTTGTCATCAACCCTGATCACGAGC CCAAAGCATATGCTATCATGCCCTTCGTGTGGTCAGTTGGCACCATGATTGGACCTTGCATAGGAGGCTTCTTTGCCAGTCCTGCCGACAACTTCCCAGACACGTTTTCGAAGGACGGGCTGTTCGGCAGATTCCCATACCTCCTCCCGAACTTGATCTGCGCTGCCTTCATGGGAGTCTCAGTCTTGACAGGCTACTTGTTTCTGGAAGAAACGCACCCAGACATGCAACCCTGGAGCACCCCTCAAGATCTCGAAGATACGAATGCAAAGACGCCACTCATGCCAGCTCAGGCCAGCTCGAACACCCCAGCCGTCAATTTGGAGGACGCGAGCTATGGCACCTTCAATGCCGTGGACGAAGAGGCTATTGTGGAGGAATGGGACATTAAGCCAGACGGCACGAGCAGACCAGCCAGCATCAGCAGCGGTTCTGGTCCCAAGGTCTTCAACAAGCGTATCATTATGCTCAACATTGCATTGGGTATCTTCACCTATCACAGCATGACTTACGACTCCCTCCAGCCGATTTTCTTCCAGGACGACCGCGTGCCATCGTCAGCCAATATTGAGAACTTGGTGGCCGCCGCGACTGCTTCAGACTCTGGGTCACTGGCTGGTGGACTAGGTCTCAGTATCCAGCAGGTCGGCGTCATCATGTTCTTCAACGGCCTCATTGCCTTGGTCGTACAAGGCGTCATCTTCCCGCCCATGGCGGACTGGCTAGGCATCTGGAAGCTCTTCATCGTCACTGCTATCGGCCATCCACTTGCCTACTTCGTTGTCCCATTTCTGGCACGGGTACCAGTCAAGATGGTGTTTCCAGCAATATACGCTTGCCTCACTGTTCGCAACCTCTTCTCGATCATGGCATACCCCGTGCTCCTCATCCTGATCAAAGAGGCCGCAGTGCCTGGCAGTCTCGGGAAGATCAATGGACTCGCAGCATCTGTGGGTGCAGCCAGTCGTATGCTTGCATCACCAGTTGCTGGCTACCTATACGGCATCGGCATGAAGATGGACTTCACCGCGATAGCTTGGTGGGCATCCGCCTTGGTCGCCGTCGTTGGCACGATCCAGGCCTTCTTCGTCAACAGAGTCAAGGATGGACCACAGCACCGCATTCGTGGCGTAGCTCCCTGCCGCTTTGTGCCGGACGAGGGGAGAGAACACCGCCCGTCTGTGGTGCATATCAAAATTCATGACACGGACAGTGGATACAACAGTGCGGATGAGAGGACACCATTTGCATCGCGGGTAGTGTAA
- a CDS encoding Terminal uridylyltransferase cid1, translating to MAATPEDSAGLEERLRKMILFNGSVPDDTEDRRPRVRLPPPTSSSGYTQVPPGMQPINPHQPPYLNHSGSSSPASPAYPGFTPPPPSSHPPHLQQVPSPYPYAPHNRHSSGNPYEAHMQLQGYVQAPNGAHNSPTGPQRPGPSRPPRQQIQLDPSAFQRGPPRGQTGNARPLPNTRTLYDPNAQSSRQGQFTFMRNDEHERKAQYLEQVAAVEVPSVDISQAECQEKETFRRVLEKICHQVCEEDPNLPKVSLECFGSFQSGFASAGSDMDLVIVVQDQASSASMFSLLEDDLPRALEKKLLRSGHGARLLTRTRVPIIKVCESPGESFLDKLREEREKWDFLPNEKKYPHLHPGVEEEAAEETNAIEAGAQDVTQVTATTGGTVDGIPVRVESTTTSTIGENGSDVQRETTTVVTAEKASPASSKDPQSVDARREQTKTWTRERKAGPLDFPKDGVGIQCDINFFNPLGLHNTQLLRCYSSCDPRVRPMVLFVKSWAKKRRINSSYSGTLSSYGYVMMVLHYLMNVAQPPVLPNLQAPWRPHPRCTPPGADRTEVDGWEVDFWRHENEIKDALHNGQISGNRESLGSLLAGFFQYYSSQGRGQQFRWTQWVLSLRTPGGILAKEQKGWVKAITEEGEGKKIQHRYLFCIEDPFELAHNVARTVTHNGIVAIRDEFRRAYRILLQIGTGIPPQDGELFAELLEADELAVATEALRIGGPDVPLKSGFEQMGNHAQPKPPKHQHPNQRHLAQKPLNGIPNNTRNLPGKPKLQSQGPDMADQHAFPTLGAAATKPKAQRKKSRQNDAGSISGDKAQEYLEEYRRKKAESEAETTAKGAAEAVLNGDD from the coding sequence ATGGCGGCGACACCAGAAGACTCCGCCGGCCTCGAAGAGCGCCTGAGAAAAATGATACTCTTCAACGGCTCGGTTCCGGACGACACAGAAGATCGCAGACCCCGAGTCCGGTTGCCGCCACCAACATCGAGTTCGGGGTACACCCAGGTGCCACCGGGCATGCAACCCATCAACCCCCATCAACCGCCGTACCTGAACCACAGTGGCTCCAGTAGCCCGGCATCTCCTGCATATCCAGGCTTCACCCCACCACCGCCGTCTTCACACCCGCCGCATCTTCAGCAAGTCCCCTCGCCATACCCGTACGCACCGCACAATCGCCATTCTAGTGGCAACCCCTATGAAGCTCACATGCAACTCCAAGGCTATGTACAGGCGCCAAACGGTGCTCACAATAGTCCGACTGGCCCTCAACGCCCTGGGCCAAGCAGACCACCACGACAGCAAATCCAGCTCGACCCAAGTGCGTTCCAGCGTGGGCCGCCTCGAGGTCAGACCGGCAATGCTCGACCGCTGCCCAACACTCGGACGTTGTATGATCCAAACGCGCAGAGCTCTCGTCAGGGACAATTCACGTTTATGCGCAACGATGAACACGAGCGCAAAGCCCAGTACCTGGAGCAGGTCGCAGCCGTCGAGGTCCCAAGTGTCGACATAAGCCAAGCGGAGTGTCAAGAGAAGGAGACATTCCGACGCGTGCTCGAGAAGATCTGCCATCAGGTCTGCGAGGAGGACCCTAATCTTCCAAAGGTGTCCCTCGAATGCTTCGGCAGCTTTCAGTCTGGCTTTGCTAGCGCTGGATCTGACATGGATCTTGTAATCGTCGTACAGGACCAAGCTTCAAGTGCATCGATGTTCTCCCTGCTCGAGGATGACCTCCCCAGGGCACTGGAGAAGAAGCTACTTCGCAGTGGGCACGGCGCACGTCTGCTTACTCGCACCAGGGTCCCGATCATTAAGGTCTGCGAGAGCCCTGGTGAAAGCTTTTTGGACAAGTTGCGCGAGGAACGCGAGAAGTGGGATTTTCTGCCTAATGAGAAGAAGTACCCACACTTGCATCCAGGAGTTGAGGAAGAAGCGGCAGAGGAGACTAACGCGATCGAGGCTGGCGCACAGGACGTTACGCAAGTTACTGCCACCACTGGTGGTACTGTCGATGGCATACCGGTGAGGGTGGAGTCCACAACTACGTCCACGATCGGTGAGAACGGAAGCGATGTGCAGAGAGAGACGACTACAGTGGTGACGGCAGAAAAAGCGTCGCCAGCATCATCGAAAGACCCGCAGTCCGTGGATGCGAGACGAGAGCAGACCAAGACGTGGACCAGAGAACGCAAGGCCGGTCCACTTGACTTCCCCAAAGATGGCGTCGGTATCCAGTGCGATATCAATTTCTTCAACCCCCTGGGTCTCCACAACACACAACTGCTTCGATGCTACTCATCCTGTGACCCTCGCGTACGACCTATGGTACTCTTCGTCAAGTCCTGGGCCAAGAAGCGTCGGATCAACAGCTCTTACTCGGGCACCCTGTCTAGCTACGGCTATGTCATGATGGTGCTTCACTATCTCATGAACGTGGCTCAGCCGCCAGTCCTTCCGAATCTTCAAGCACCGTGGCGTCCTCACCCTCGCTGCACTCCGCCCGGCGCCGACAGAACTGAAGTCGATGGCTGGGAGGTGGACTTTTGGCGGCACGAGAATGAGATCAAGGATGCTCTACACAACGGGCAGATAAGCGGTAATCGCGAGTCCCTGGGCTCACTTCTTGCTGGCTTCTTCCAGTACTACTCATCTCAGGGTCGTGGACAACAGTTCCGATGGACACAATGGGTGCTGTCACTTCGCACGCCAGGTGGCATTCTCGCGAAAGAGCAAAAGGGTTGGGTAAAAGCTATCACAGAagagggcgaaggcaagaagATCCAACATCGCTACTTGTTCTGCATCGAAGACCCGTTCGAACTCGCTCATAATGTAGCCCGGACTGTAACCCACAACGGTATTGTTGCTATTCGAGACGAGTTCAGACGAGCATATCGGATACTGCTCCAGATCGGAACAGGCATCCCGCCACAAGATGGCGAGCTGTTCGCCGAGCTTCTTGAAGCCGACGAGTTGGCCGTGGCAACAGAGGCACTAAGAATAGGCGGTCCCGACGTGCCCCTCAAGTCTGGCTTCGAGCAGATGGGCAACCACGCACAGCCAAAGCCACCTAAGCATCAACACCCGAATCAGAGGCACCTGGCGCAGAAGCCGCTGAATGGCATCCCGAACAACACACGGAATCTCCCAGGCAAGCCGAAGCTGCAATCACAAGGACCCGATATGGCTGATCAACATGCTTTCCCAACACTCGGTGCGGCCGCCACGAAGCCTAAGGCGCAACGCAAGAAGAGTCGGCAGAACGATGCGGGCAGTATTTCTGGCGACAAGGCGCAGGAGTACCTTGAAGAGTATCGACGTAAGAAGGCAGAATCCGAAGCGGAGACCACCGCAAAGGGAGCTGCCGAGGCTGTTCTCAATGGCGATGACTAG
- a CDS encoding Autophagy-related protein 23, translating to MFQGIRKNFTLDFLDNKIAEEQEKQKKQQQQPLPGKRPSQRARPNTQDAQPGRAAKDPVSKGPDPDSFVIGDDASDISRAATPSAGYKHVSLNGIVIEPTNPAPKQDAETVSTTTTLVPGAKGKERATDAEPTLPPTEIQLPQEVQEKLLKLEQLTSRYQDLLRNYRTAHAHVAAIEPFEATLREHTPLTSLDSAALVEYLNQQNRQSEMIKDELKRVTGEQTDLRFEISRLEGEATLSAQIIAQLRQYEASTNDLQRKLSTAETERDDAQRIAQSKKGHESAVASLRSQLKRAEKDRDTAYQAIIDCGKCAIPTKAEEQAATPSEKSISTPGARSRHNSDATEASTQPTEVSTPATSAVPSVDGASELAQPGDAKKKKKKKKSKSKKKKTPTDTSTSPTSPETPKMNVTLEDMMRNPELASVVMLKAKFGDNPILPLFSSIVGQMKQRSEGESDEYDERQLHLESKIEELQQQMMDNYVILRDRDDQIAQLKAEIVVLQERVTGEAALRDQISELKEECEELKQDILDHGGAAADAKHALKESTERLEKLESERVVQEEAYAKLEKERAEQQQAYEKLEKDRVVQQQAHANLESERVAHQKAVEKLESERVVLQEAYERTCKDLATSESARAKISETCAEATAARDALQADMKRFQDLRDQTHELGMQIKEREDRAESLEEELADAHRLLSERSREGETMRRLLADVETRADSRVKEMRQQMDLATEERDRAEDEASAIGRRKAREIEELKNKLRDAERQTSRASDAKEDAERKLSDYQDRRADLEKQASQAREEVEEIRTAMGQMRKTLDATEHQLGLLEKEKAELRKSLQEQEVKFEKLREACRGMAEDMKNCKLYHPKKTVGGSATPSRTSNDSSRVTSPAPRPSTSSAQSQAVDSVYLKSVLLQFMEQKEKKHQLQLVPVLSQLLHMSKEDEQKWYAAVQAKW from the exons ATGTTTCAAGGCATCCGCAAGAACTTCACCCTCGACTTCCTCGACAACAAGATCGCCGAGGAGCAGGAGAAACAGAAGAAACAGCAGCAGCAACCGCTGCCTGGCAAGCGCCCATCACAACGCGCCCGCCCAAACACTCAAGACGCTCAACCAGGTCGCGCAGCGAAGGATCCTGTCTCTAAGGGACCAGATCCTGACAGCTTCGTCATCGGCGACGATGCATCGGACATCAGCAGAGCAGCCACACCTTCTGCCGGCTACAAGCATGTCAGCCTTAATGGGATTGTCATCGAGCCTACCAACCCAGCCCCGAAACAGGACGCCGAAACTGTTTCAACCACCACCACCTTGGTACCGGGCGCAAAGGGCAAGGAAAGAGCGACCGACGCCGAACCAACACTACCACCAACAGAGATCCAGCTACCACAAGAGGTCCAGGAAAAGCTCCTTAAGCTGGAGCAGCTCACCTCACGCTATCAAGATCTCTTGCGCAACTATCGCACCGCTCACGCTCATGTCGCCGCCATCGAGCCTTTCGAGGCAACGCTTCGCGAGCACACGCCACTCACCTCTCTCGATTCTGCCGCCCTGGTCGAATACCTCAATCAACAAAACAGACAGAGTGAAATG ATAAAGGATGAACTTAAGAGAGTCACCGGCGAACAGACCGACCTACGCTTCGAGATCAGCCGTCTCGAAGGCGAGGCCACATTGTCTGCACAAATCATCGCTCAGCTTCGTCAGTACGAGGCTTCCACAAATGACCTCCAGAGGAAGCTTTCAACAGCAGAGACAGAGCGCGACGACGCACAGCGCATCGCTCAGTCGAAAAAGGGACACGAGTCCGCTGTGGCCAGCTTGAGAAGCCAGCTCAAAAGGGCTGAAAAGGATCGTGACACCGCTTACCAGGCCATCATTGACTGCGGCAAATGCGCCATTCCCACGAAGGCCGAAGAGCAAGCTGCCACACCCAGCGAGAAGAGCATTAGCACTCCCGGAGCCAGATCGAGACACAACTCCGATGCCACAGAAGCCAGCACACAGCCCACAGAGGTCAGCACACCTGCAACGTCGGCAGTCCCGTCCGTTGACGGCGCCAGCGAGCTTGCTCAGCCCGGTGATGccaagaagaagaagaagaagaagaagtcgaagtctaagaagaagaagacACCAACAGACACCAGCACATCGCCCACATCGCCCGAGACACCCAAGATGAATGTGACACTCGAAGACATGATGCGCAACCCCGAACTTGCGTCCGTTGTTATGCTCAAGGCCAAGTTTGGTGACAACCCTATTCTACCACTGTTCTCCAGCATCGTTGGGCAGATGAAGCAACGAAGCGAAGGCGAAAGCGACGAATACGATGAGCGACAGCTGCACTTGGAGAGCAAAATCGAGGAGCTCCAGCAACAGATGATGGACAATTATGTCATTCTGCGCGATAGAGACGATCAGATTGCACAATTGAAGGCAGAGATAGTCGTGTTGCAGGAGAGAGTCACTGGCGAGGCGGCACTCCGGGACCAAATCTCTGAGCTGAAAGAGGAGTGCGAAGAGCTGAAACAGGATATCCTCGACCATGGCGGTGCAGCCGCTGATGCGAAGCATGCGCTTAAAGAGAGCACAGAACGCCTCGAAAAACTGGAGAGCGAGCGCGTTGTGCAAGAAGAAGCATACGCAAAGCTGGAGAAGGAACGCGCTGAGCAACAACAAGCATACGAGAAGCTCGAGAAGGACCGCGTCGTGCAACAGCAAGCACACGCGAATCTGGAGAGCGAGCGCGTCGCGCATCAAAAGGCCGTCGAGAAGCTTGAGAGCGAGCGCGTCGTGCTACAAGAGGCATACGAACGCACCTGCAAAGACCTCGCCACCAGTGAGAGCGCGCGAGCTAAGATCTCCGAGACCTGCGCTGAAGCGACCGCGGCACGCGACGCGCTGCAGGCAGACATGAAGCGCTTCCAAGATCTCCGTGATCAGACACATGAGCTCGGAATGCAGATCAAGGAGAGAGAGGACAGAGCGGAATCCCTTGAAGAAGAGCTTGCCGATGCGCACCGCCTTCTATCTGAGCGCAGCCGAGAGGGCGAGACAATGCGCAGACTGCTTGCCGATGTGGAGACTCGAGCGGACAGCCGAGTCAAGGAGATGCGACAGCAGATGGATCTCGCCACCGAAGAGCGGGATCGTGCTGAAGACGAAGCCAGCGCTATTGGCAGACGCAAGGCGAGGGAAATCGAAGAGCTGAAGAACAAGCTACGCGATGCCGAGCGACAGACCAGCCGAGCTTCAGACGCCAAAGAGGATGCCGAGCGTAAACTCTCCGATTACCAGGATCGACGAGCCGATCTCGAAAAGCAGGCATCCCAAGCTAGGGAGGAGGTCGAGGAGATTCGCACTGCCATGGGTCAAATGCGCAAGACACTTGACGCCACCGAGCACCAACTGGGCTTACTGGAGAAAGAGAAAGCCGAACTACGAAAGAGCCTTCAGGAACAGGAGGTCAAATTCGAAAAGCTGCGGGAAGCATGCCGCGGTATGGCCGAGGACATGAAAAACTGCAAGCTGTATCATCCAAAGAAGACTGTCGGCGGAAGTGCAACACCATCACGCACATCCAACGACTCCTCGAGAGTCACATCGCCTGCACCACGACCGAGCACATCAAGCGCACAGTCACAGGCCGTCGACTCGGTATACCTCAAGAGTGTGCTGCTCCAATTCATGGAGCAGAAGGAGAAGAAACATCAACTCCAGCTCGTACCGGTGCTCAGCCAGCTCTTGCACATGAGCAAGGAGGATGAGCAAAAGTGGTACGCAGCAGTACAGGCGAAGTGGTAG